AAGTTTCGAAAGATTCTTGATCCATTGAACAGCAGATTTGTAAACGGAAGTTAGCGCACCTCACTCTGTTTTCAGCGGTTTCAGGAGGATTATTTTCACAAATGGAACCGTTACGTTGTGACTCTAACGGGTTTTTGTCACAATAGTAGGCCAGTGCGAACCAGCGGGATCTCTGAAAATCCTGTTTCCCGCCAAGACAATTGCTGCCTGCGGGCACTAGCAAACCCACCGTGATGACTCTGTCTACATAGAAAAGATGCCATATGAGATACGCCGTTTATGGATTGGTTGTCGTGCTTATCATTATTCACCAGGACAACTGGCTCTGGGATGACAAAAGACTCATCTTCGGATTTATGCCCATTACCCTGCTCTATCAGGCAGGAATCTCCATGGGGGCCGCCTTTGTCTGGTTTCTTGCCACAAAATTCGCCTGGCCTCATCACCTTGAAGAAATCGCGCAAGAGTCTCCCGCACAAGAGTCACCCGCCCCGGAATCAGGAGAAACAGAATAATGACCCAGTTGGTAATCATCGGAATCTATTTAAGTTTACTGTTGTTTCTGGGTCTGTTCTCCAGCCGCCTGTTTAAGGGAACCAGTAAAGACTACATGCTGGCCAGTCACTCGATTGGTCCTTTTCTGTTGTTGATGTCAATTTTCGGAACCACGATGACCGCGTTTGCTTTGGTCGGCTCCAGTGGTGAAGCTTATAAAGAAGGCGTCGGCGTCTATGGTATGCTGGCTTCCTCCAGTGGTATCATCCATTCCCTCTGTTTCTTTCTGCTCGGAATTAAACTCTGGTCCTGGGGGCATAAATACGGTTACACCACACAGATTCAATTCTTCCGCGAACGGCTCGAAAGCGATCGGATTGGAATTATTCTGTTCCCAATTCTCGTCGGTCTGGTGATTCCCTATCTCCTGATCGGCGTGATGTCATCCGGCGTCGTCATCAGCAGCATCACCGAAGGCGCATTCGAAAACGCATTCGCTGCCTACGATTATGGCGTGCCACCCTGGCTGGGATCGCTGGTCATCAGCCTCGTTGTGTTGGTCTATGTCTTTTTTGGGGGCATGCGGGGAACCGCTTGGGCCAATACGTTTCAGACGATTGTCTTCATGATTCTCGGCGTCGTGACCTTCTTCGTCATTTCCAGTAAACTGGGAGGCCTGCAGGCTGCCAGTGATGCCGTTCTGGAAAAAAATCCGTCCAAGTTAATGAGGGCCGTCGATCCCAAAGACCGCGAACGATACGCACAAAAATATAAGACCTGGACGCTCATCGCCAAATACAATTACGCGACGCGAATTCTCAAAACGCTGGAACTGACTCCCGAACAAAAAGCGGAAGCCTACAAAGAATTCAAACCGCGGATGCCCAACTGGCAAATGACGGCAGAAGCCCTCTACGCCGCGAAAAACAACCTGTACGAGCTCTCGGCCGAAGAGGTCAATAAAGCGTTATTAACGCAAGATGACCGCGTCATCCCGGACCCCTTTCCTGAAAAATATCAAAATGGATTGATGTCGCACCATGAGCTGAAAGAGTATCCACGAAAAGCCAACGCCGAAAAAGAAAAAGCAATGCTGATTTTCGGTGGAAAAATCGGGCACCCTACACACGATCTGGATCCGGACGATCCGTCCAAAGGGAAAAAATGGACGATCAAAAAAGCCCTCGGCGTTTACCGCGCCAGCAACTGGGCTCCCGATGCTCCGCATCCAATGAGTAAACTCGTCTTTCTGACTTACTTCTTTGTTCCGCTTTCCGTGGGCATGTTCCCTCACCTGTTCCAACACTGGCTCACTGCACGCAGCGCGGGCACGTTTAAACTGCCCGTTGTCGCACACCCACTCTTCATTATGATTGTGTGGGTTCCCTGTGTGCTGGTTGGCGTCTGGGCGACTTCTGCTACCCTCAACGGGGCTCCCATGTTTCCGCCGCACTTCCCGGCAAATGCAGTCCTGGCGGCGATGGTGAAAAAAATGACCTCACCCGTTCTCGCCGGTTTCTTAACCGCGGGGATTCTGGCCGCGATCATGTCCTCGCTGGATAGTCAGTTCCTCTGTATCGGTACCATGTTTACCGAAGACATCGTGGTCCATTACGGCGGAAAAGATCGTTTTACAGATAAACAGGTTGTCTTGATGGCTCGCATGTTTATCATTCTGGTGGTTGCCATTACCTATGGATTCAGTCTGCTCGAACCGCGGCGGGTCTTTACGCTGGGGGTCTGGTGTTTCAGTGGATTTTCCAGTCTGTTCCCCATCATCTTTGCGGCAGTCTACTGGAAGAGGCTCACCAAACTCGGTGCTTACGCGGGCGTTCTCGTTGCGATTGGGTCCTGGCTCTACCTGTTTAAAGAAGCAAAGTATGCGTTGAATCCGAGTTATACGTTTCTAGGAATGATGCCGGTTGCCACTATGGTTGTCGCGTCTGCGACCGCCATGATTCTGGTTTCACTCATCACGAGACCTCCCAGCAAAGAAACTCTGGTGCGGTTCTTCCCGGAAGATTAGTTATGATCCTCTTCTACTTGATAACATAAATCTCAAGACAGGCTGTGACGAGTATTCTTTTTTTCGTCACAGCCTGCTGTTTACTGACTTCGATTGAGTTTTACATGTCCTGTACTTTTAAAACCACGCGCCGTGTTGAATTTCACGAGACAGACATGGCCGGCATTGTCCACTTCTCCAACTTTTATAAGTATATGGAACAGGCCGAGCACGAGTACTTTCGCTCTCTGGGGCTGACCATTGTGGATAAACAGCAGGATGGTTCCGTGCTGGGCTGGCCCCGCGTCTCAGCACAATGCTCGTTTGAATCTCCCGTTTTTTATGGTGATCTGCTCGAAATCCGGTTGTCTGTCGAACGACTCGGGGTAAAATCGCTCACGATTGAATATGAGTTCTGGCGAGATCAAACAAAAATTGCCAAAGGACGCATGAAAACCGTTTGCTGTCACTTCACACACGGAAGTCCCATGAAGTCGATTGAAATCCCCGAGTGGATTCAAAAGAAAATCGAAGATTCAATCGATCACGCTGAATAGTCTGTTTGTCAGGGATCAACATGAATAACTCCAACGACCAGCTCATTGTCCGCGAGTTAACGAAAACCTTTTCGATCGCCACTGAATCACTGCCGATTCTGGCTGGCGTCGATCTGGAACTTAGCCGGGGAGATGCCCTTGCTATCACCGGCCCCTCCGGATCAGGGAAAAGCACCCTGCTCTACATCCTCGGCGTTCTCGATCAACCCACCTCCGGTGAAGTCATCCAGTTCGGCCAAAACCCGTTTGTATTGAACGCCAAAGAGCAGGCCGAATATCGCAATCATAATGTCGGCTTCATCTTTCAGGATCACCATTTAATGCCGCAATTTTCGGTTCTGGAAAATGTTTTAATTCCAACGATGGTCAATCAAGAAGCCGCAAATGACGCCGAAGAACGCGCCCGCCATCTGCTGGAACGCGTGGGATTACAGGACCGCATGCATCATCGACCCGCACAGATTTCAGGCGGCGAACGACAACGCGTCGCGGTCTGCCGTGCTTTGATTAACAACCCCCGTCTCTTATTGGCGGATGAGCCCACGGGAAACCTCGACCGCACCAACACCGAGTCGATCGGCAAACTGCTGCTCGAAATCAATCAGGAACAGAATACAATTCTGATCTGCGTGACCCACAGCAGCGAACTGGCGGCTCTGTTCCCCCAGCACCAGAGATTACGCGACGGACTGCTCGTTACTGAATCAGTCTGATTTTCGATTTTCAATCTTCACAAGAGTTCGTGTTATGAACCAGACGCGATTTGTTATCCAAAGCCTGAAGTATTACTGGCGCACCAATCTGGCCGTGTTGCTGGGCGTCATCGCTGCGACCGCCGTGATCGGGGGGGCTCTCATCGTCGGCGATTCCGTTCGCGCCAGCCTCAGGCAGATGACATTCGATCGGCTGGGACAAATCGATTTCGTCGTTTCCGGCCATCGCTTCTTCCGCGAACAACTCGCCGCCGATCTTGCGGAATCACCTGATCTTCCCAATGACATCAAAACCATCGCCCCTGCCCTGTTGATGCGAGGCAGCCTGGAAAAACATTGGGAAGACCAGCATCTCCGCGTCGGGCAGGTCAATATCTTCGGCACCGATGAGCGACTTTGGTCGCTACTCGATCACGGAAATCAGAAAGTTCCGACAGGTGATGAAGCGATTTTGAATGCCCGCGTCGCAGAACAATTGGAAGCTTCTGTCGGCGATGAAATCACGCTCTGGATCGAACTCCCTTCCGCGATTCCCCGCGACTCACTGCTCGGCGAACGCGAAGAACAATCGGTCGAAATTACGCTCACGGTTACCGCGATTCTCGAAGAATCATCCAAAGCAGGTCGTCTGGCACTCATGCCTAACCAGCAGCTGCCGCTGGATCTGTTCGTTTCGTTAAGTAATCTCCAGCAAGCTTTGGACCTGGATGAAATCCAGGCCTCACGTCGTAATCCCCAGTCGCGGCCCGCACGCGTGAATTCCCTGTTTTTCAGTTCCAATAATCCAGAAATTGGCACGACACTCGCATCCCTCGATACCGCAAAAGACCTGGAAGCTGCATTGAAAGCGACATTGAAACTCGAAGACCTGAATCTCAAAATTGCGCCCAATGAATCGTTCAAATACTTTTCGCTGGAAAGCGAACAGATGATTCTCGACCCGCAAATCGAACAGGCGGGCATCGAAGCAGCGAAGTCACTCCAGCTCACAACCTCACCGGTGATGGTGTATATCGCAAATGAAATTATGCCCGCGAAACAGGACGACTCCGAGTCCCCCTTCTCCATGTATTCGATTATGGCGGGCGTTGAGTTTACCGAACAGGCTCCCTTTGGTCCTTTCAAATTCATCGGGGACAAACCAAAACTGCCGCTCAAAGAAAATGAAATTGTCTTCAACGATTGGCTGGCGAAAGATCTGAACGCCAAAGTCGGCGATGCGGTGCGGATAAAATATCATGTGGTCGGTTCTCGTGGAGAATTACCTGAAGTCGAGCAGACCTTTACCGTACGTGGCATCGTCGCCCTCGATGGAACGCCCGCCGCCGACCGGAAGCTGACGCCGGAAATGGAAGGCATCACCGACGCCGACACCTTCGGCGACTGGAAACAGCCCTTCCCCATGAAGCTCGACAAAGTCACCGATCGGGATGAAGAGTACTGGGATCAATACAAAGCCACCCCCAAAGCGTTTGTCGCTTTGGAAACAGCACAAAACCTCTGGAACAGCCGATACGGCAGCCTGACTTCGTTACGCGTCAGCCCCCTGCCAAACAAAACACTGGAAGAATCGGCAAATGTGTTCGGCAAAGAAGTCCTCAAACAGGTTGACGTCTTCAAAATGGGCCTGACAGTCCAGCCCATCAAGTTTCTCGGCTTGATGGCCGCCAGTGGTACCACTGATTTCAGCGGCCTGTTTATCGGCTTCAGTTTCTTCATTATTCTCTCTGCCATCATTTTAATTCGCCTGCTTTTCAAACTGGGAATCGACCGTCGCGTCTCTTCCATTGGTCTCTTGTCGGCTGTCGGATTTACTCCGCAACAAGTCAAACAGGTCATCTTCAAAGAAGCCTTCTTTGTCATTCTGTTGGGAGGCCTCCTCGGCATTGCCGCTGCCATCGGTTATGCCTCGCTGATGCTCTACGGCTTAAAAACCTGGTGGATCGGTGCGATTGGAACCCGCTTCCTGTTTCTTGATTTAACAGCAACCAGCATTATCATCGGCCTTTTGATTTCGGTCCTCTGCTCCCTCTTCGTGACCTGGCGTGCGTTGGCCGAACTCAAACAACTCTCCATCCGCAGTCTGCTGGCGGGAGTCAATACGCCCGAGTCCGACAAAGTCAAAGACGCCCGCTTCGTCGGCTATGTTTATAAAGCCTCGTCCCTGCTCGCATTCATTCTGGTCTTAGCGACCATCTCTCTCCTCATTCCCAAACAGGAAGCCTTTTCCGGTTTCTCCTGGCGAACGGTTTCGTTTTTCCTGGTTGGTACACTCTCATTGATTTCCAGCGTCTTCTTTTTATCCAGCAGACTCAGAATTGAATCGGCGATCCCGATTAAAGGCACCGGCACACTCGCTTTAATCAAACTCGGCTTCCGCAACGCCGGCCGCTTTCGCCAGCGCAGTGTCTTAACCACAGCACTCATCGCGTCCGCGACCTTCGTACTTGTCTCCGTCGCCGCCGGCCATCGAAACCCGGCTGTTGAAACGCCCGATTTAGATTCGGGTAACGGCGGTTTTACGATTGTCGCCGAGTCCACCTCCCCGCTGATATACGATCTGAATACGGCTGAGGGACGCAATAAAACACTGGTAAATATCCCCGACGATCCCGAGACACAAAAATTATTAAGCGAAATGGCAGCGATTCCCTTTCGTGTGAAGCCGGGCGAAAATGCCAGCTGTCTGAATATTTATCAAACCAGTGTCCCCACGATTTTGGGGGTCCCGCAGGAACTGATCGAACGTGGCGGCTTCAAATTCGCCGACACGCCCGGCGACAATCCCTGGGAACTGTTGAACGAAAAACAAGAAGACGGTTCGATCCCAGCGCTCGGCGATATGAATACGTTGATGTACAGCCTGCATAAAGGCATCGGTGCGACCGTTGGCATTCCTTCCGACGAACGCCCCGAACATAAACTGAAAATCAAAGGCATGTTTGACGGCAGCATTTTTCAGGGAGTCCTGCTTGTTTCCGAAGCCGACTTTCAAAAACTGTTTCCCGAACAGGCCGGCTTTCAGTATTTTCTGATCGAAGTCCCTCCTGAAGACGCCTCGAAACTCTCAAGTATTCTGGAAACCGGCCTCACCGAATACGGCTTCGATTCCGACCTCGTTGCCAATCGACTGGCTGATTTTCTGGCCGTTCAAAATACCTACCTCTCTACATTCCAGACGTTAGGCGGTCTGGGTTTGCTGCTCGGCACACTCGGTCTGGCGACTGTGATGTTACGCAACGTCGTCGAACGCCGCAGCGAACTCGCATTGCTCCGCGCCATCGGCATGACGAGCAGCAACGTCGCGCTGATTGTGCTGGCGGAAAACGCGTTCTTACTCATCTGGGGGCTCCTTTCAGGAACCATCTCAGCTCTTCTGGCGATGCTGCCGCATCTGCTGTCTACGGGTGCCGATCTTCCCTGGGAAAGTGGCATTGTCATTCTGTCCGCCGTTCTCCTTGTGGGAATGCTGGCCGCCTTATTAGCCGTAGCTGATGCCGTCCGAGCACCGATTCTGGCGACACTACGCGCTCAATAAGAGTTTGTACAGACCCGCTTTTCCCTGATTCGTTTAATTTTTCATCCCTGTCGGGTGCTGCGAATTCACAAACTTACTATCATAACATTTCGAATATCTCGCCATGGAAACGAATCCATCCCTCCACAATTTCAGGAGTTTTTAACGATGTCAAAATGGACGATTGTCTTATTCTTTGTTGCTTGTGCTGCGCTCTCCTGGGGGAACTACGTGCCTCTGGTCCATATAGCCGCTCAAAAACTGCATAGTAATCTGCGGGCGTTCCTGTTTGTGGGAGTTGCCTACTTCCTGGTCGCCGTTCTGATTCCCGGCTTCTTCATCTTTGTGTTGGACAAAGACCCAACTGTGCGCGGCGTACCTAATTTTAATACCGGTCCGATCATGTGGGGCATCCTCGCCGGAACGGCTGGAGCCTTGGGTGCGTTGTTTGTCATTTTCGCTGTCACGACAGGTGGAAAAGGAGCCGCCATCTATGTTGCTCCTCTCGTATTTGCAGGTGCTCCGATTGTAAATACCATCGCTACAATCACCCTCTATCACCCTGTGAAAACAATGCCTGACCTTCGCTTCTTCTTCGGACTGGTTCTGGCAGCCGCCGGTGCCGCGATGGTCATGATCTATAAACCCGTGGATAAACCGGCCCCCATGACACCACCGGCGGCAGAAGCACCAGCCACCGATTCAACGTCGTAATTACATCACAGGCAATTTTTCGGATCGGTGCGGCTGAGTCAACGTCATCAGCGAGGTTCAACTGGCTCTCCTCTGATAACAGATTCACGAATACGAAATCCCTGTTCCCCACATTCACCGGGAACAGGGATTTTTTTAATATCTCCAGCACAATCGTGATTGTTTCTACTTTGGAATTGCTTCCCTTCGCCGTGTTCATCTCCTTACGTGCCAGAACAGTCTGGAAATACTGTACTTGACGCGGTGAAGTCATATTTTAACATGCGGAGATAACGTCGCGCGCGTGAGAGCGAGTGCTTTTTGGCTGAACCAATCTGTCGGCTGTTGATATTCGCACTATAAAAGTCTCTTGTTTCACACCCCTTTCTCTGACTCCCCCCGCACCGCTTCGCGCTGTCCACTATCGCATCGTTCCACTTCGCAGGCACTTCATTGTCGCTTTGCTGAATATCACGAAGTGTTCTCGCACGATCACAGGCCCATTGCCTCTTGACCTGTTCACGCCGAACGGCATGATGTTGCATGTGGAAAGCATTGAATCGGATATTTTTCCAAGGAGCCAAAACTATGTCAGAAAACAAACGCAAAACAAGAACATACCTTTCAAAAGAAGATCGGGAACGCGTCGTACAGCTGGTTAAAAAAATGCTCGGCATGGGTAAGTACTCGTCTGATATTAAACGGGCTGTCGCAGAGGAATTCCAGCTTTCCCGCCGATCGGTCGATCGTTACCTGAAACGGGCTCGCGAGGAAATGGTGTATCGCATGCAGGTGGAGCCCGACGTTCACCGCGCCGAGTCTTACTACTTTTACCGCAGTGTGATCAACAATCCCAACACCCATCCCCGCGAACAACTCCGCGCCCGCGAACGCATGGACAAATTACTGGGGCTGGAAATTCCCGTAGTCGTTCAGGCTGACTCTGACCTGTCCCCCGCCAAACTCAAGGCCATGAGCGACGAAGAATTCGACGCACTCTATGAAAAACGCATGAAATAAACCAAGCTGGATCTTACCCATCGTCGCCAACGACACAAACTGAAAATCGGCCAGTTGTCTTTCGTGGTAGCAAAAACGATCACTCAAAAAACAGACCAACTTGCTTTACCCATCCGGGTGCCATCTGTCGGCTTGCCCGATAGTGCTGCTCTAAGTGGTTCCTGCTCAT
This window of the Gimesia fumaroli genome carries:
- a CDS encoding ABC transporter permease, with product MNQTRFVIQSLKYYWRTNLAVLLGVIAATAVIGGALIVGDSVRASLRQMTFDRLGQIDFVVSGHRFFREQLAADLAESPDLPNDIKTIAPALLMRGSLEKHWEDQHLRVGQVNIFGTDERLWSLLDHGNQKVPTGDEAILNARVAEQLEASVGDEITLWIELPSAIPRDSLLGEREEQSVEITLTVTAILEESSKAGRLALMPNQQLPLDLFVSLSNLQQALDLDEIQASRRNPQSRPARVNSLFFSSNNPEIGTTLASLDTAKDLEAALKATLKLEDLNLKIAPNESFKYFSLESEQMILDPQIEQAGIEAAKSLQLTTSPVMVYIANEIMPAKQDDSESPFSMYSIMAGVEFTEQAPFGPFKFIGDKPKLPLKENEIVFNDWLAKDLNAKVGDAVRIKYHVVGSRGELPEVEQTFTVRGIVALDGTPAADRKLTPEMEGITDADTFGDWKQPFPMKLDKVTDRDEEYWDQYKATPKAFVALETAQNLWNSRYGSLTSLRVSPLPNKTLEESANVFGKEVLKQVDVFKMGLTVQPIKFLGLMAASGTTDFSGLFIGFSFFIILSAIILIRLLFKLGIDRRVSSIGLLSAVGFTPQQVKQVIFKEAFFVILLGGLLGIAAAIGYASLMLYGLKTWWIGAIGTRFLFLDLTATSIIIGLLISVLCSLFVTWRALAELKQLSIRSLLAGVNTPESDKVKDARFVGYVYKASSLLAFILVLATISLLIPKQEAFSGFSWRTVSFFLVGTLSLISSVFFLSSRLRIESAIPIKGTGTLALIKLGFRNAGRFRQRSVLTTALIASATFVLVSVAAGHRNPAVETPDLDSGNGGFTIVAESTSPLIYDLNTAEGRNKTLVNIPDDPETQKLLSEMAAIPFRVKPGENASCLNIYQTSVPTILGVPQELIERGGFKFADTPGDNPWELLNEKQEDGSIPALGDMNTLMYSLHKGIGATVGIPSDERPEHKLKIKGMFDGSIFQGVLLVSEADFQKLFPEQAGFQYFLIEVPPEDASKLSSILETGLTEYGFDSDLVANRLADFLAVQNTYLSTFQTLGGLGLLLGTLGLATVMLRNVVERRSELALLRAIGMTSSNVALIVLAENAFLLIWGLLSGTISALLAMLPHLLSTGADLPWESGIVILSAVLLVGMLAALLAVADAVRAPILATLRAQ
- a CDS encoding sodium:solute symporter family protein, with the protein product MTQLVIIGIYLSLLLFLGLFSSRLFKGTSKDYMLASHSIGPFLLLMSIFGTTMTAFALVGSSGEAYKEGVGVYGMLASSSGIIHSLCFFLLGIKLWSWGHKYGYTTQIQFFRERLESDRIGIILFPILVGLVIPYLLIGVMSSGVVISSITEGAFENAFAAYDYGVPPWLGSLVISLVVLVYVFFGGMRGTAWANTFQTIVFMILGVVTFFVISSKLGGLQAASDAVLEKNPSKLMRAVDPKDRERYAQKYKTWTLIAKYNYATRILKTLELTPEQKAEAYKEFKPRMPNWQMTAEALYAAKNNLYELSAEEVNKALLTQDDRVIPDPFPEKYQNGLMSHHELKEYPRKANAEKEKAMLIFGGKIGHPTHDLDPDDPSKGKKWTIKKALGVYRASNWAPDAPHPMSKLVFLTYFFVPLSVGMFPHLFQHWLTARSAGTFKLPVVAHPLFIMIVWVPCVLVGVWATSATLNGAPMFPPHFPANAVLAAMVKKMTSPVLAGFLTAGILAAIMSSLDSQFLCIGTMFTEDIVVHYGGKDRFTDKQVVLMARMFIILVVAITYGFSLLEPRRVFTLGVWCFSGFSSLFPIIFAAVYWKRLTKLGAYAGVLVAIGSWLYLFKEAKYALNPSYTFLGMMPVATMVVASATAMILVSLITRPPSKETLVRFFPED
- a CDS encoding ABC transporter ATP-binding protein, coding for MNNSNDQLIVRELTKTFSIATESLPILAGVDLELSRGDALAITGPSGSGKSTLLYILGVLDQPTSGEVIQFGQNPFVLNAKEQAEYRNHNVGFIFQDHHLMPQFSVLENVLIPTMVNQEAANDAEERARHLLERVGLQDRMHHRPAQISGGERQRVAVCRALINNPRLLLADEPTGNLDRTNTESIGKLLLEINQEQNTILICVTHSSELAALFPQHQRLRDGLLVTESV
- a CDS encoding sugar-binding transcriptional regulator, with the translated sequence MSENKRKTRTYLSKEDRERVVQLVKKMLGMGKYSSDIKRAVAEEFQLSRRSVDRYLKRAREEMVYRMQVEPDVHRAESYYFYRSVINNPNTHPREQLRARERMDKLLGLEIPVVVQADSDLSPAKLKAMSDEEFDALYEKRMK
- a CDS encoding DUF3311 domain-containing protein, whose protein sequence is MRYAVYGLVVVLIIIHQDNWLWDDKRLIFGFMPITLLYQAGISMGAAFVWFLATKFAWPHHLEEIAQESPAQESPAPESGETE
- a CDS encoding acyl-CoA thioesterase, which gives rise to MSCTFKTTRRVEFHETDMAGIVHFSNFYKYMEQAEHEYFRSLGLTIVDKQQDGSVLGWPRVSAQCSFESPVFYGDLLEIRLSVERLGVKSLTIEYEFWRDQTKIAKGRMKTVCCHFTHGSPMKSIEIPEWIQKKIEDSIDHAE